TGTTTAGTGGCTGCTGAGGTGTGTATAACAAATAGTTTAGCTTCCTTTGCAAGCGAAAAGACTACTGCCGTACTAGGTAGAAAGAAGCTAAGGTATTTAAGGCTCGAGGCTTAAATCCAGGGCAAGAGAAGAGCCCGGGAAAAACACAAGGTCTCGTTGGAGTATCGTTTGTTGTTTTAACCGTGGTAGACAACACGTTACAGGTACCTATAAATAACAAACACGCTACATAAATAAGGAACTAACATGGACGATTTATGAAAACATACTGAGGAGGAAAGAGACGAAAGCTTGGTGCTGACTTGTTCTACTTTGGCCGGTGATCGGAGGATGAATGAAATAGACGACGATCTTAGAGAGCGGATGACTTGAGCCACAATTGTACGGCTACTGTGTGTGCTATTAGATGCAGTACAGGGCATTAATAGCAAACAGTCCACTAACCCGGTCAATTGACTTGACGAGTAAATATgtgctttattaaaaaactcGTCGGAATTGATCCGATATGTTTACTTGACACCACCCTTGTGTATCGATTCACGTTGTAAGCATATTCACCTTCTAATACTCGTCTCAGCCAAGCCAACATTGAAAGACCGGCACACAAACAGCGCAGACTGTCTCTCTCTAGGAAGCATTGATTGGCCCAAGGTCGACAGAAATTCAATTTGTTTCCCCTTAACCCTAAGGCCTCCAGTCTATTTTCGCAATGTCTAAGCCCCATAGATCCATTTTACCACCAGTAGTGACAGTGACGTGGGTGTCGTGGGGGGCACTAAAAAGACAGAGCTGAGGAGCCGAttcgagacgagacgagacaagTGACAGTGACAAGCTGCTTAGACTGAAAGCTTGGGTCAACAAAATCGGACGATTTTCTGAATACATATTGCTTGTTCCAATATATCGACTTCTATCGAGACTTGGACAGTGCCGAGGTCTTGGCTTTTAGCTGCACTTAATAAACCCGACGATCAGGGATCAGACCAAAAATCGAGGATCATTGCTAGCATAGGCTTAAATGATCTGTTCAACTCCAGCCCAGAGGCAGGACACTTTTAATGCCAACACGGATATGGCACGGCACTACGCAGACTAAAGCACCTCACTAGCTTTCTGAGTAACCTCTTTCACCATCAATAAGCGCAGATGAATGTCAGCGTTCTGCTTACAACGGACCCATTCACTCCCATATCCACAAAGGCGGACTCAACTAGCTGCCGAGCTCAGGGAACTTTGGGTCTACTACAACGCTGTGTTGGTAAAAGATTCCAAGTAATCATCTAGCTTTGTTACACGGCATTCAAACTATTGCCGCAAACAACCGTGTCCGCGGACATCGAGCGGACGTTACAGCCCGGAGGAAAGGCGAGCTGAGCTAACGAGGCAAGCAATCCAGTATGGCAACTGACATAATTGCAGCATATAGATCCGTCGAGCCTACATGCATGAATCTACATACACAGCAGGCTGGCCATCTCGAACTCCGCTGCATAAAGTCGGCTCGTGATCAAAATGTTGCAACGGCAAGACGGCGGAGTTGGAGACAATGTAAACGGTATACCACAAGAGAGCGTATTTTTGGGTTCGGTACCTGTCGCGTAAATTACATGTATCTCAAATTCTGAACTGATTGACTGTCTGTCTGGTAAGCATCCGACTGGCAGACAGGCAGGTAGCACATTGTCTAACCAGTGACAATGACACTTATTTCTCAGGCCAGTGGGTATAATCTCCAAACATGTACTGTGTATAGTATGCATTATGTTGGAAGGTTTTCATCCTGCAACGGATCAATCGGCAATGGAATGATAGTGCCGTGGCTATACTTGACTACCCATGCAAGGCACCACCGTTTCCTCCGACTACCACTACCACTAAGGTATTGGTGAAcaatatagttatataaaaCTAAGGCGCCATTTATGGCTTTTGTTAAGATCTCCTAGTGATATCAAACGGGTGACTACCACCTCTACCCTCCTCAGATTCACTAGCATCTACATCAAGCTCAAGATCAAGCTCGGGTTCTTACTTTTGACCGTCCCGGATCGTCGCCAGGGTCTGGGGTTCTGTAAACAGTCATTCTCTTGCTTGTAGCTTTAGTCCGCTGTACCGGGGACCCTGTTAGACCAAGCTCCTAAGTTCCAAACATTCCTTCAGGTACAGAGTACTAAGAACACTCTGGCAGATTTGTCCACAGGCAGCCAAGAATGCCTATTGCCTATTACTTGTCCAAAATCACTGGCCTTCACTAAACGGATTCTCGGACTTCCGTCATGCCTGAGACAACCACAAACGAACTGCAGTGTGTAAGTGAACCCTTGCTGCTGCTAGCTACATCACACTTCCACACAGGCGCTCGAAGCCCTTTGACCTAAAGCAGAAACCCAAAAAGCAAACGCAAGGGTCTCATCTACCTAGTACTAACTCGTTTGGCGTCTCGGCTATGCCGCAGGACCCTCTCCACTCTCCGGCACTCCCGTACAACATCATACTCGGACAACTTTATTGACTAGTTACATCGCACAGCTTTCCGATTTCTGCGGATTGAATAGACTGTATTTATCTGGGTTGCCCGTTTATGCTATGAAACGACACCACTACTAGCTCCAACCGAAGCTTCAGACTTTGATGATACTCGTCACAAGTCACCTATCTGATATCATAAACACTCTCGTCCAACCACCTAACTTCGGCCGGCACTCTAGTGACATATCGGATTCACATCAATTGCCGGTGACTATCTTGACTATTTTGAAACTTAAACTCTCGCAGGCTAAATCTAGGCCGCCGCCACAATCAGGCAATATACAGTGTACATTGAGTTTGCTTAGCTTGATAGATTGGCCATGTTGCTTGGCAGGTCATTATTAACAACCAATCCTGGACAACGGAAGCCAAGTCTAGATATGGTATCCTCACTGAATCATAGGACCATGGAGTTACTTCTTATAGGGTTCACCTAGGTCTATTATGACGTGTTATCGTGGAATACCGCGTACACGATTTGCCCAGAAAAGAAGCCAAGTTACAATGGCTGATTTGTAGGCACATATCTAGCGGTGGTAAGGATAAGACATAAGCGAGGTCAGAGTCCAGCTAGAATTGTAACTATCGTTGTGATGGATGAAGTCAGTATCTTAAGGACTATCATTATTCCAGTTTCAATACGCATCTCTGTTTTGACAATTCTCCGACATTGGTGCACCATGAACAGTCAGAAGCTGATGTTGAAACAACGGCTGTGATTTCGCTTTAAATGGGCCAAGTCATCTCAGACAAAATAATTTTCCAACTACATAGTACTAATCTATCCCTGCTGCCACATCATGGCCCATCCATATGCAATGATACGTATTCTTTGATGAAACCCTTCCTCAAACTTGCCTCAGCTTGATACAGGGTTATGCAGTTCTCGTACGGGATTAAACAACTCCAGCATTCCTCGACATTATTTTTGCCGTTATCTAGATAGACTAGCTTCTGTAgtaagtacctacctattatGCTACactgtaggtacctagtccGTGCTGTGATGTGCCATACCATGACCCTGAGCTGTCATGATAACCTTAACCTTTCCGTAGTGTCCATCATAGTTACTGAGCCGCTTACACATCCTTTACCAGATGATTTGCCCTGCAATCTGTTCTGGGACATTACCTCCCAAGGTGTCAGGGCTAGCTTCGTACACTAGAGATCTTGTTCATTGGTAATAGAAGTCATGATACGCGTCACCAGAGCATGTGCTGCCAATTTACCAAGCCGAGGCTAACTTACGTCTCTGGCACATACCCGACATTGCAATAGTCTTGAATCTTGGAATTACCAGAGGTAAATCATACGTCTTGGGAGTTGTTCTCTGGTAGATTTGCAAGGAAACCGGTCTTGAAAGTGGGGTACATCCCTCTTTCCATTTCCCAGGATATGGATGCTGACAATTTACCATGAGCGGATATCATTTCAGGGGACTGGTGTCAATTTGAGCAGCTCTCGGCCTTGTCAAAGCGGGCAAATGGCACATCTAGGCCATCAATTAACACGTAGCCAAGCTCTCAACGGGCCGTGTAGCGTGTCCGAACCTACCGAGAAACCCCCTGTAATTCACTTGGCGTGAGCATCTCATCCAAAGAAATGGGAAAGGGAGCCTCCAAACCTGACTTGCGCCTACCTAAGCTTACCTGCCTTCTGCCGTCATCACACTCAATGTAATTAACTTAACACTTTGCTTTACCCACAACGTGAAGCTCCCTATTTACGGGTTTCTCTGTTTTTTTacctccctcctcctccttcatATCCACTCCTTTTCAACATCAACGGTTCTTTATTTGAGAATCCCTCTTCTTTGTCTTCGCTTTTTTCGATCCCGACTACCTGACTTGACTGCAGCTTCAACAGCGCCACTGATCCCTGCCCCTTTCGCAGAATCTGCTGTTATCTCGATCCAGACCCAGACCCAGACCCAGACAATACGATACATACATGATAAGCCACACCACTTTGGTATCGCGAACTTGATTGAATCAAAAACTTAATTAACACAAACAACCCTCACCTTCACAATGAGCCCACGAACTCGTCGACAGGCTGCAAAGGCCTCGAatgcctcttcttctgatTCCGAGGCAGAAGTTAAGTCCAACGGCAACGGTATTGCCCATCGCGCGGATGTTTCGGACGATGCCCCTCGCGAgaacatcttcctcttctaccCCAACATTATTGGTATGATAAGCTCAACCACTCCAAGGATCGTGTCAGAATTGCTAACAAACATTGCCTAGGATATGCGCGCATCGTTCTCGCCATCGCGTCTCTATACTACATGCCCCTCCACCCTCGCACCTGTTCTTTCCTTTACAGTGTGTCATGTCTTCTCGATGCTCTTGATGGCTACGCCGCGCGTATCTACGAGCAATCAACCCGCTTCGGCGCTGTCCTCGACATGGTTACCGATCGCTGTACCACCGCTTGTCTTATCGTCTTCCTTTCCTCAGCTTTCCCTCGATGGGCTATTGTTTTCCAGGGTTTGATTGCTCTGGACCTTGCCAGCCACTACATGCACATGTATGCTACTCTTGTAGTTTCGGGCAGTAATGCCAGCCACAAGAGCATTGATGAGAGCAAGAACTGGCTGCTTCGCCTCTACTACACCAACAAGGTATGTATCACCAATACTGTTACACCCAATTGCCATATGTTAACCATCACCAGGGTGTTCTCTTCGCCCTTTGCGCTCTCAACGAGCTCTTCTTCATTGCGCTATACCTTCTCTGCTTCTCGTCCCCTCTCGTCTCGCCATACCTCATTAAGCCTATCGAGATTGTCGGTGCCGAGCTTCAAGCTGGTGCCCAAGTCAACACCTCGATCCTCGCTCAGATCTTCCCCGATCCCTTCAGTCCTGCAGCTCTTGAGCTTGCTCGTGCCAACAAGATGGACTCTACAGTGCCCTGGATCATTGCTGGTATCAGCTTCCCTTTTATGTTCATGAAGCAATTCATCAACTGCGTTCAGCTTTACAACGCCAGCCAAGGTCTGGCCGAGATTGATCTGAAGACTCGTCGGGAACAGGGTCTTCCTCGCCCCAAACCTAAGAAGGCTTAAGTTGGACGAGCTCATGCTTCAATTAAGTTCTGTATGAATTCGGGAAATGGTTCGAGTGCCATGACCTCGATTTTTGTTGACGGGTTCTACTCCAGACCTTATCAACTACCGATATATTTGACTCAGAGACATCTTATTTATAGTTGTCTGTACGGTCTTTTCAACTTGTCCTTAACAGAGGGGCAATCACTAGGGTATACTTAGGGTGGGCATTATATGGATTCCTCCTATACTGCATGGCTCGGCGTAAGAGGTGCGGTTTTCAAAGACTCTGACTCCGGAGGGAAGGAGGCTTACTGGGTAAAAGTATTGGGAGAAGCGGCATCCTCACAACGATATTAGCTGCTAGGGGTGATAATCACGGGAATCTTGCTTCACTGGGATTTAGCGGGTGGAACGTATAGACTTCGTTGtgttttttcttattttattttttctttttgttctctGGTCGTCCTTTTTCTTCCCCCTTTTGTTGGCCTATATTTTGTTAATAGTAGACGAATGTCGAATACACTCGCTGGAAACGAATATGATTCACCACATCTGGCTTTGCTCCCAAACAATACTGAATGAAGTCTTCTAATTTATAGATGTAAAAACTACTGATATAAGTAATCGAGATAGTGAGGTGTCTGTTCAAACGGTTGCTGGGCTGATATGGTTGTAAGAAGCATGATGCTTCTGAAAGGATAGAGTAACCTGGTCCTAACGATTTAATACGATGCCTACCATCAATTTTTAAAATGTCAGGCTGCAgcatttataaaatatacaATAAATCTTTGCCGTTTTGATTGTCTCTTTTACTACCTATATAAAAGTCAGTCAAATCGATATGTCTAACTGCAGACCACTTTATTTGTCTGCGAGTTACCCCACATTGAGGCTCATCCCTACAATCCATTCTCGACTTCATCAAAGTGCCACCTTCCACGTCCCACTTGTACCCCATACCTCTCTCTACTTCGCCTCGACCTTCACCAACTCGAGTCCATTGACCTCAATAATTGTTTTATAAAGGGGTATCGATTGTCATCGCATACGAAGCCATCACTGTGTGCACCACAGGGCCTCGATCGAATCTTCCTCCCATTTCTTACCCCTCCTCCTTCAACTCATCAAAACCGCAAAAATGTCCCACCCAAGAATAGAAGAGGTCTCGGATAGCGACTTCGACTCTGACCCAGCCGAGGCCGACATCGATGACTTCGCCGACTCCGATATCATGCGCCGCGTCGAACCCGAAACCGCTCCCAAAACAGCTTCCGCTGCCTCAGCTCCTCTTCACCGGGAACCCGCCATCGTCCCCGCCGATGCTCCCGTCGGAAACACCATGCCTGCTTCGGCCGATCGCTCTGCCTACGCCGATTTTCAGTGCCTTTATCCCGTCTACTTTGACGCTTCGCGGTCTCGCGCCGAGGGTCGTCGTGTGAGCGCTGAATTGGCTGTCAAGGACCCTCTTGCGCGAGAGATCGCAAATGCCTGCTCACGACTACGACTGCCAACACTGTTTGAGCCCGAAAAGGTGCATCCCAAAGACTGGTCCAACCCCGGCCGTGTCAAGGTTGGTCTGAAGAAGTCGTCTGGCCACCCCGTTAAGAACAAGCACCATCTGTACCGCCTCGTTGCCGAGCATCTGCGCGACAACCCCACGACTGAAGACAGTCCCGGTCTGCGTGTTCGCATTGGTGGTCAACTGCAGCCCGAGCCCGGGAAGCCTTACCCCAAGCCCGCTGTGCCGCGAGGATGGAAGATGGGTGAGCTCGTGCCGTACCTTAGCGCTGCCATGACAGGCGGTGGTGTTTCGGAGAACTTGTTCAAGGATATGATGAAGGAGATGCAAGGTGGCGGAGATCCCATGTCAGCTCTTATGGGTGCGCAAGCAGGTGGTGGCGGTGGTGAAGAAAGCAGCGGTggcggcaagaagaagaaagataagAAGGGTAAAGGAAAGGCATAAGAGAGCGACATTTACGGCATGTAGAAGGGTGGAGATGCTACGGTCTGGGACGTTAGAGATATACCCAGGGATCTAGCATGATCACATATGAACAAAACAATGAAATGATTCAAGAATTCaattgaaaaaaaaaaatccccTTTCCTGGGACATGATTTGACAAAACTTGCTACTATGTGGATTTGCTATTCGTTCGCTCTGATACGTACAACATCCATCAAAAACTATTGAAACCAATAAATTCACCAACAAAAGGGGTATGTAGTAATTCTATGACCAATCATACAGCCAAACGGCCCTGCAGAGCCTCCCACTCAGAAGATCCCACGATTTGAACCTCGCGTCCCGATCCAGGGACAATCTTTCCATTAGCACCAGGCAGCTTGATACGCAGACGAGCTGCTGCGGGTgccctctttctcttctcgaCGTTGGCCGTCTGGCCCTGAAGGACCTGGGCCTTCTTGAGAACCGACTCTTGCCAGGCTCCCCAAGCGGCATAGTCTTCCATCTGCTTGGCAGCATGGTACTGTGGTGTTGATCGAGCAGGCTTCCAAGAAAGCTTGTCTTTGGGCAGGGTGGAGAAGTCGTACATCGATGCTGAGGATGCCATCTTGACAAGCTCACCAAGTACATCCTTGCCCTCAGTGGCAATCATGTTTCGGCGCTGCTCGGTGACAGAAGTAGGCTTCTTGAGTGGTTCAGCCAGCCACTCGTACTTGTGCTGCTCTGATGTGCGAGCGCGGCGGTTATCTTCACGCAAGTATCGGACTGCTGATTGGAGACTCTCGATGTCCTTCTTGAGGGCGTCCATTTCGCGTGCTGTGGCAACCGCGCGTTCTTGACCAGCCTTAGCACCAGCAGCATCGGCACCATCAGCATAAGCACGACTATCGCTGGCAATCTTCTTCCATTTGTCGCGCTCTGATTCAAGGTTCTTGAGTTCACGGTCTTGCTTCTCGATGTCCTCCTTGAGACCTCCAATTTCTTGACCGGAAGCCTCAAGCTCTTCCTGTAGCTTGGCAATGCGGTCAATGTTGGCCTGAGCGTCACGCATTCTAGACTCGAGGGTCTCAATCTTGAGAACAGCAGTGCTGAGATGCTCGTCACGCTGGGCGATCGTGCGACGAGCCTCGCTGTGTTCCTCCTTGAGACGGCGAAGCTCCTCTTCGGCATCAACGGGAATGGTCTTGAGAGCCTTGAGTTCTTGAGACCGCAATCGCCAGGGAGCAGTAGCAACATCGAATTCTTGAACCTGGTCAAGGTCGGTGGCGAGTGATGCCAGATCTGAGATTTGGGTGGTGACATCCCGCAGCTTGGATAGGTATGTAGAGAAGATATCCGACTCGCTTGAGGTGCACACTGAGAGAACAGTCTTGTGAACGGTAGACTGGACCTCCGTATACGTGAAGGGCTCAGTTCGGCCTTCGTCAGCATGGAACAGGTTGTGGAGGCCAAGACCAATTTGTCGTGCCAGATTAGCAAGCTCCTTGGTCGCCTCACAGCATTCGTCAAAGGCCTCATTAGTATCAGGTAACAAGGACAGAGATCGAGTTCTTAAGTCCTGGAGAGCTCGTACAGCCTTGGCAGCGATAACCTTGGCACCTCGAGTGTTTGTAATTACAGCCTCAGACTTCTTGGAAAAGTGCTGCGcaagctcctcatcgtcacCCTCTGTGGGAACCACGCGTTGGACAAGACCTCGAAGGGTGTTGAAGGCAACGGCCGCAGAGTCAAGATGGCTCTGCATGACGTTGGCCTTCATGTGGATATCATCGGCATAGTTGGCCAAGCTGTTTGAGATGTGTACCTCTCCGAGATGAGAAAGAAGGGCGATAGTGCGGTGAAGTTCATCAGCGCATGTCTTCTCCTTCAGGTCATCCCGACGCAAACCATCGATCCAAACGTTGAGAGCGCGCTCAACAGGTTCAAGTTCGTGCAAAGCGTTCTGGTACTTGGAGAATTGTTCGATGGTGCAATGTGTCATGTCGTTGACAAAGCGATCACACATATTGGACACCCAGACAAGCTTGTCTGAAGCATCGCAACCAGCAAACACATCGTCCTCATGTCCAGGATGGGGCTGTCCGTTGAGTCGCTCTCGGATGAAGCTGTTGAGTAGGTTCGCCTTGAAGGCTACACGACGGAACCGAAGCAGGGAAAGGACAGAATCTTGATCCTCCTTGTAGGTGTCTGGGAGGAAGAGCTTCAGGATCTCCAAGTGCTGCTCGGCTTCCTGTGCTTCCAATCGTCGGAGCTCAAGATCAATTGTCTTGACTTGTGCCTTGGATGCTGAGATCTGCAGCTTCATGTTGAGATCCATCATGGCGCGAGATCGGTCGTTGAGCTTCTCTGACTCGCCCTCGGTGACAGCCTGGGAGGCTCTCATATCATCCAAGTCGCTCTGTAGACTCGTGACCAACTCCCGGAATCGTGAAAGAGTGTACTCCATATCCTCTagtgcttcttcttgctggCCCGCTCGTCGAGCCTGCTCAGCAATGACACTATCCTTGAAATCCATTTCTTCCTGCATCTCTTTCTCATTCTGCACATGGTTAATCTCCAGCTCATCATTGATTTCCTTCAGGCTCTCAAGATCGTCAATGACAGCCTTTAGCTCTTCGATCTGCTCAGACATGCTCATGTTTCGCTCTGTCAGATCTTCAATCATATCTTCAGCACCAAGTGCGGTGTCAAGTTGTTGGCGTAGGTCTTCGACCGCAGTCTCCGACTGTTCAAGCTTTTCTCGACAGACGGAAAATTCCTCCTTCATGGTGCTGAACTCCTTCAGATCATCCTCCAATCCCGAGATTTGGTCTCTCAATTCCTCTTCGGAGGCTTGAGTAAGATCGCGCAGTCGTAACAATGCTTCTCGTAATCGTTCATTTGTTCGTTCCATTTGCAACCAGCCAGTACTCGCTCGGTCCTCGGGGGTCATTCCTTTGCTGTATTCTTCGTTCTCTTCCTTCAGCACTTCGACTTCTAGTTCCATCTCTTCCGCCTTTTCCTTGAGAGCGTCTAATTCAGCTCTCAGAACCTCTGCCGTTTCCTCTGCCATCTCGCGATCGAGAGTGGCTAGTTCTAATATGCTCTCATGCTCTTGCTGAAACTCTTCGATG
This Fusarium poae strain DAOMC 252244 chromosome 3, whole genome shotgun sequence DNA region includes the following protein-coding sequences:
- a CDS encoding hypothetical protein (TransMembrane:4 (i53-71o77-97i117-140o181-201i)~BUSCO:34644at5125) encodes the protein MSPRTRRQAAKASNASSSDSEAEVKSNGNGIAHRADVSDDAPRENIFLFYPNIIGYARIVLAIASLYYMPLHPRTCSFLYSVSCLLDALDGYAARIYEQSTRFGAVLDMVTDRCTTACLIVFLSSAFPRWAIVFQGLIALDLASHYMHMYATLVVSGSNASHKSIDESKNWLLRLYYTNKGVLFALCALNELFFIALYLLCFSSPLVSPYLIKPIEIVGAELQAGAQVNTSILAQIFPDPFSPAALELARANKMDSTVPWIIAGISFPFMFMKQFINCVQLYNASQGLAEIDLKTRREQGLPRPKPKKA
- a CDS encoding hypothetical protein (BUSCO:2665at5125), with protein sequence MPDFKPGQTVQLNDGRKAIVRFAGATHFQVGEWIGVELEEKTGKNDGSVQGERYFDCPMGYGMFVKPVMATIIAQAPTPKPPARKPSRPSSYNPASGRASSAAGDAGLGRRKSLNAPSPSPVPRAARPTSLTRSPTKSPTKQLSGTSSTTISRTGTPSGARAPSVGAKPRASVGGGRTSMGPPPPIARTTRQPSTSSTISRPGAAPTRTTSSRMSLTAPSRPGSAARRTSIDSQARRGSSDREDVISPPPKDNGDILSPQPRSPVQARTKALEKLTAGPASRQSTPPTSRKPSATSTTGAPRPAASTAASREIEDLKAKLKVLERKRAEDRDKLKQLETVQNERDKFESVIQKLQQKYQPQQQENAELKKLLREAEMRLESIEEFQQEHESILELATLDREMAEETAEVLRAELDALKEKAEEMELEVEVLKEENEEYSKGMTPEDRASTGWLQMERTNERLREALLRLRDLTQASEEELRDQISGLEDDLKEFSTMKEEFSVCREKLEQSETAVEDLRQQLDTALGAEDMIEDLTERNMSMSEQIEELKAVIDDLESLKEINDELEINHVQNEKEMQEEMDFKDSVIAEQARRAGQQEEALEDMEYTLSRFRELVTSLQSDLDDMRASQAVTEGESEKLNDRSRAMMDLNMKLQISASKAQVKTIDLELRRLEAQEAEQHLEILKLFLPDTYKEDQDSVLSLLRFRRVAFKANLLNSFIRERLNGQPHPGHEDDVFAGCDASDKLVWVSNMCDRFVNDMTHCTIEQFSKYQNALHELEPVERALNVWIDGLRRDDLKEKTCADELHRTIALLSHLGEVHISNSLANYADDIHMKANVMQSHLDSAAVAFNTLRGLVQRVVPTEGDDEELAQHFSKKSEAVITNTRGAKVIAAKAVRALQDLRTRSLSLLPDTNEAFDECCEATKELANLARQIGLGLHNLFHADEGRTEPFTYTEVQSTVHKTVLSVCTSSESDIFSTYLSKLRDVTTQISDLASLATDLDQVQEFDVATAPWRLRSQELKALKTIPVDAEEELRRLKEEHSEARRTIAQRDEHLSTAVLKIETLESRMRDAQANIDRIAKLQEELEASGQEIGGLKEDIEKQDRELKNLESERDKWKKIASDSRAYADGADAAGAKAGQERAVATAREMDALKKDIESLQSAVRYLREDNRRARTSEQHKYEWLAEPLKKPTSVTEQRRNMIATEGKDVLGELVKMASSASMYDFSTLPKDKLSWKPARSTPQYHAAKQMEDYAAWGAWQESVLKKAQVLQGQTANVEKRKRAPAAARLRIKLPGANGKIVPGSGREVQIVGSSEWEALQGRLAV